One Schistocerca nitens isolate TAMUIC-IGC-003100 chromosome 1, iqSchNite1.1, whole genome shotgun sequence DNA segment encodes these proteins:
- the LOC126246112 gene encoding progestin and adipoQ receptor family member 3-like isoform X2, giving the protein MDAAVVGSSRCRFGRIRNGSITNSVCDNGCSAGCEKDECDRLDHSSYSLLNFNDAPSYLKFNPYIRTGYRGYLTTKMCLESVFWWTNETINIWSHIFGWMLFLGLTLYDLVLLNIHASFADKFIVGILLGCFQICMILSSLYHTFSCRSEKDYLCFLSFDLFGIALSLLAIYMSGVYYAFWCHKNLQLFYLLTVSLIFLFAMIIQIPRLRVDANMKLIVFVCWAAYGVVPTFHWTVIMGGYANPVVQLLLPRVLGMYAISGLAFFIYMSKIPERFFSGKVDYIGSSHQWWHLFVVLALYYWHNTGIKYVEFRMNHGCANDMRL; this is encoded by the exons ATCAGAAATGGTTCCATTACGAACTCAGTCTGTGATAATGGCTGCAGTGCAGGATGTGAGAAAGATGAGTGTGATAGACTGGATCATTCTAGTTATTCACTGCTCAACTTTAATGATGCCCCTTCATACCTTAAGTTTAACCCTTATATCCGGACTGGTTATCGTGGATATCTTACAACGAAGATGTGCCTGGAGAG tgtgTTTTGGTGGACAAATGAGACAATAAACATTTGGAGTCACATATTTGGATGGATGTTATTCTTAGGACTGACACTATATGATTTAGTTCTCCTTAACATCCATGCATCATTCGCAGACAAATTCATTGTAGGAATTCTTCTTGGATGCTTTCAG ATATGTATGATACTGTCATCACTTTATCATACCTTTTCTTGCCGGTCAGAAAAAGATTACCTTTGCTTCCTTTCATTTGATCTTTTTGGCATAGCTCTCAGTCTTTTGGCAATTTACATGTCTGGGGTATACTATGCATTTTGGTGTCATAAG AACCTGCAGTTATTCTATTTGCTCACGGTTAGCCTGATATTCCTGTTTGCTATGATCATTCAAATTCCCAGGTTGAGGGTTGATGCAAATATGAAGCTCATTGTTTTTGTTTGTTGGGCTGCTTATGGAGTTGTACCAACATTTCATTGGACTGTGATAATGGGTGGTTATGCTAATCCAGTTGTTCAG TTGCTGCTGCCCCGTGTTCTTGGCATGTATGCGATAAGTGGACTGGCATTCTTCATTTACATGTCAAAAATACCAGAACGATTTTTCTCAG GAAAAGTTGATTATATTGGAtcatctcatcagtggtggcatcTTTTTGTGGTGCTTGCACTATATTACTGGCACAACACTGGCATCAAATACGTAGAATTTCGCATGAATCATGGTTGTGCAAATGACATGAGGCTGTGA
- the LOC126246112 gene encoding progestin and adipoQ receptor family member 3-like isoform X1, which produces MKLHAAVCEKAAPPADSTAVSAAPEERLIEDGKQIRNGSITNSVCDNGCSAGCEKDECDRLDHSSYSLLNFNDAPSYLKFNPYIRTGYRGYLTTKMCLESVFWWTNETINIWSHIFGWMLFLGLTLYDLVLLNIHASFADKFIVGILLGCFQICMILSSLYHTFSCRSEKDYLCFLSFDLFGIALSLLAIYMSGVYYAFWCHKNLQLFYLLTVSLIFLFAMIIQIPRLRVDANMKLIVFVCWAAYGVVPTFHWTVIMGGYANPVVQLLLPRVLGMYAISGLAFFIYMSKIPERFFSGKVDYIGSSHQWWHLFVVLALYYWHNTGIKYVEFRMNHGCANDMRL; this is translated from the exons ATCAGAAATGGTTCCATTACGAACTCAGTCTGTGATAATGGCTGCAGTGCAGGATGTGAGAAAGATGAGTGTGATAGACTGGATCATTCTAGTTATTCACTGCTCAACTTTAATGATGCCCCTTCATACCTTAAGTTTAACCCTTATATCCGGACTGGTTATCGTGGATATCTTACAACGAAGATGTGCCTGGAGAG tgtgTTTTGGTGGACAAATGAGACAATAAACATTTGGAGTCACATATTTGGATGGATGTTATTCTTAGGACTGACACTATATGATTTAGTTCTCCTTAACATCCATGCATCATTCGCAGACAAATTCATTGTAGGAATTCTTCTTGGATGCTTTCAG ATATGTATGATACTGTCATCACTTTATCATACCTTTTCTTGCCGGTCAGAAAAAGATTACCTTTGCTTCCTTTCATTTGATCTTTTTGGCATAGCTCTCAGTCTTTTGGCAATTTACATGTCTGGGGTATACTATGCATTTTGGTGTCATAAG AACCTGCAGTTATTCTATTTGCTCACGGTTAGCCTGATATTCCTGTTTGCTATGATCATTCAAATTCCCAGGTTGAGGGTTGATGCAAATATGAAGCTCATTGTTTTTGTTTGTTGGGCTGCTTATGGAGTTGTACCAACATTTCATTGGACTGTGATAATGGGTGGTTATGCTAATCCAGTTGTTCAG TTGCTGCTGCCCCGTGTTCTTGGCATGTATGCGATAAGTGGACTGGCATTCTTCATTTACATGTCAAAAATACCAGAACGATTTTTCTCAG GAAAAGTTGATTATATTGGAtcatctcatcagtggtggcatcTTTTTGTGGTGCTTGCACTATATTACTGGCACAACACTGGCATCAAATACGTAGAATTTCGCATGAATCATGGTTGTGCAAATGACATGAGGCTGTGA